The following are from one region of the Ischnura elegans chromosome X, ioIscEleg1.1, whole genome shotgun sequence genome:
- the LOC124171164 gene encoding uncharacterized protein LOC124171164 has product MKWNVSNISLFLQVYEPYAALWNVKHKEYCNKSLRDTLFQQLMSDLEKHKLLGSMDMKQVKAKIKALKDVYRGELAKIEKSRKSGCGTDDLYVPKLQWFNEASYWSEVLATRSSTSNLDLNQSENSEQGVEEETDPDEPGIPENTPAKNNITKSSPIMKPPEPSKKNLKNL; this is encoded by the exons ATGAAGTGGAATGTGAgtaatatttctttgtttttacaaGTTTATGAACCGTATGCTGCATTGTGGAACGTAAAACATAAAGAATACTGCAATAAATCGTTGAGAGATACGTTGTTTCAACAACTCATGTCTGATTTGGAAAAACATAAGTTGTTAGGGTCAATGGATATGAAGCAGGTTAAGGCTAAAATAAAGGCCCTCAAAGATGTCTATAGAGGAGAATTGGCTAAAATTGAGAAAAGCAGGAAGAGTGGCTGTGGGACGGATGATTTGTATGTACCTAAGCTACAGTGGTTCAACGAAGCAAGTTACTGGAGTGAGGTTTTGGCAACTAGAAGCAGTACATCAAATTTG GACCTAAACCAGTCTGAAAATTCAGAACAAGGTGTAGAAGAAGAAACTGATCCTGATGAGCCTGGTATACCAGAAAATACGCCGGCCAAGAACAACATCACCAAATCGTCTCCAATAATGAAGCCACCTGAAccctctaaaaaaaatttaaaaaatctgtag